From Oscillospiraceae bacterium CM, a single genomic window includes:
- a CDS encoding RluA family pseudouridine synthase, with the protein MVHPHHHRRVTHTRTTWRTAVGPIILEAATGGTRLDVFLADKLPEISRSAAQKLLEGGYVTRAGKPVRKNDKAARGDTFEVTLPEPAPAQMAAQDIPLDIVFEDDDVIVVNKPRGMVVHPAPGHADGTLVNALLAHCGDSLSGIGGEIRPGIVHRIDKDTSGLVIAAKNDAAHIKLSAQLKNRTLSRVYEAVVIGRVRADAGTVDAAIGRHPTDRKRQSVTARNGRAAITHYEVISRYNGYTHVRCRLETGRTHQIRVHMASIGHPVLGDLVYGRKKAEKGLSGQCLHAKELKFIHPKTGDSIELTTTLPPYFLDVLSKLGSAE; encoded by the coding sequence ATGGTGCATCCGCATCACCATCGACGTGTGACGCACACGAGGACGACGTGGAGGACGGCAGTGGGCCCGATCATTCTTGAAGCGGCGACCGGCGGGACGCGCCTTGACGTCTTTTTGGCGGATAAACTGCCGGAAATAAGCCGCAGCGCCGCCCAGAAGCTTTTGGAAGGCGGGTATGTGACGCGTGCCGGTAAGCCGGTGCGCAAAAACGATAAGGCCGCGCGTGGTGACACGTTTGAGGTGACGCTGCCGGAGCCAGCCCCGGCGCAGATGGCAGCGCAGGATATCCCACTCGATATCGTCTTTGAGGATGACGACGTCATTGTCGTCAACAAACCGCGCGGCATGGTCGTACACCCTGCGCCGGGCCACGCGGACGGAACGCTCGTCAACGCGCTGCTCGCCCATTGTGGGGACAGCCTGTCCGGTATCGGCGGGGAGATACGCCCCGGCATCGTCCACCGGATTGATAAGGACACTTCCGGCCTGGTGATTGCGGCGAAAAACGATGCGGCGCACATTAAGCTCTCGGCACAGCTGAAAAACCGCACCCTGTCGCGTGTTTACGAGGCGGTCGTTATCGGGCGTGTCAGGGCGGACGCCGGAACTGTTGATGCGGCCATTGGCAGACACCCGACCGATCGAAAGCGCCAATCCGTCACCGCGAGAAATGGGCGGGCAGCCATCACCCACTATGAGGTGATTTCCCGCTACAACGGGTATACGCATGTGCGGTGCCGCCTTGAAACGGGGCGGACGCATCAAATCCGCGTTCACATGGCATCAATTGGGCATCCCGTCTTGGGTGACCTCGTCTACGGCCGCAAAAAAGCCGAGAAAGGGCTTTCCGGCCAATGCCTGCACGCCAAAGAGCTGAAATTTATCCACCCCAAAACAGGGGATAGTATCGAACTGACAACGACGCTGCCGCCTTACTTTTTAGATGTTTTGTCAAAGCTCGGCAGCGCCGAGTAA
- the trmB gene encoding tRNA (guanosine(46)-N7)-methyltransferase TrmB, with the protein MRKKPNLPERIAKCGDLYIQDPARFRGGWQQQFPQFRDKYLEIGCGRGRFTTETALKMPDILLIAVERVPEAMIIGLERAAREQIPNVRFLDTDAATLPDIFGDGEVGRIYINFCDPWPKAGNRKRRLTHENFLVIYESVLRVGGEIHFKTDNRDLFEFSLGQFEKAGFELSEVTTNLHQNGPVGIMTDYEEKFYSEGVSICRCVAKLSEKAHRFGERPGAPDIMGSDIEKRREQE; encoded by the coding sequence ATGAGAAAAAAACCGAATCTGCCCGAGCGAATCGCAAAATGCGGTGATTTGTACATACAAGATCCGGCGCGTTTTCGAGGCGGGTGGCAGCAACAATTTCCGCAGTTTCGTGACAAGTACCTTGAAATTGGCTGCGGGCGCGGCCGATTCACGACAGAGACAGCGCTCAAAATGCCGGATATTCTGCTCATCGCGGTCGAGCGGGTGCCAGAGGCGATGATTATTGGCCTTGAGCGCGCCGCGCGGGAGCAGATACCGAACGTCCGCTTTCTCGATACGGACGCGGCCACACTGCCGGACATTTTTGGCGATGGCGAAGTGGGCCGCATTTACATCAATTTCTGCGATCCATGGCCGAAGGCAGGCAACCGAAAGCGGCGGCTGACGCATGAAAATTTCCTCGTCATCTATGAGTCCGTTCTGCGTGTCGGTGGTGAAATCCACTTTAAAACCGACAACCGCGATTTGTTTGAGTTCTCGCTCGGTCAGTTCGAAAAGGCCGGTTTTGAATTATCTGAGGTTACAACCAACCTGCATCAAAACGGCCCGGTCGGTATCATGACGGATTACGAAGAGAAGTTTTACAGCGAGGGTGTTTCAATCTGCCGCTGCGTGGCTAAACTTTCTGAAAAAGCGCATCGTTTCGGGGAGCGTCCCGGTGCTCCCGATATCATGGGAAGCGATATAGAAAAACGGCGTGAACAGGAGTAA
- the lspA gene encoding signal peptidase II, whose product MVYFILAAFIVLLDQMSKYYLALRLAPGKTAALLPGILHMTYVKNTGAAFSFLSDMRWVLVAVSAAVIILIVIIMLRYGQKMSLVGRLGLAFVLGGAFSNLIDRVALGYVADFFEFEFVRFAIFNVADIFITVGGMVFCLYYIFGMPRSDLKKAQNGASASPSTCDAHEDDVEDGSGPDHS is encoded by the coding sequence ATGGTTTATTTTATTTTGGCGGCGTTTATCGTCCTGCTCGACCAGATGAGCAAATATTATCTGGCGCTGCGCCTGGCCCCTGGTAAAACGGCAGCGCTGCTGCCCGGTATTCTCCATATGACGTATGTCAAGAATACGGGGGCCGCGTTCAGCTTCCTCTCTGATATGCGCTGGGTGCTCGTTGCTGTCTCGGCGGCCGTGATTATCCTGATCGTTATCATCATGCTGCGATATGGGCAGAAAATGAGCCTTGTCGGACGTCTCGGACTGGCGTTTGTTTTAGGCGGCGCTTTTTCAAACCTCATTGACAGAGTGGCGCTCGGCTATGTGGCCGATTTTTTCGAATTTGAATTTGTCCGGTTTGCGATTTTCAACGTCGCCGATATTTTTATCACGGTCGGCGGTATGGTGTTCTGTCTGTATTACATTTTCGGCATGCCGAGAAGCGACTTGAAAAAAGCGCAGAATGGTGCATCCGCATCACCATCGACGTGTGACGCACACGAGGACGACGTGGAGGACGGCAGTGGGCCCGATCATTCTTGA